ttttgataagggaGACAAGATaatttaatggggaaagaatagttttttaaacaaatggtgcagggagaactggatttccacacacaaaagaatgaagatggacccctacctctcgccatatacaaaaattaactgaaaataggCCAATTTAAGAGGTAAAAGcacaaaattcttagaagaaaatgggaaaaccCTTATGACCTTTTTAGCAATgaattcttaaataattttacaccaaaagcacaagcaattaaagaaaagagtatataaattggatttcatcaaaatgcaaaacttttgtgcattaaaagatgttatcaataaaaacaaaaatttttttaaagactttatcaagagagtgaaaagacaacctacagaatggaaggaaATAGTTAGAAGTCATATATCTGAGAAAGACtgatatcaagaatatataaaggattcttacaactcaacaacaaaagaaacaaaccacccaatttacaaatggccaaaggacAGTACTCCAAAGAACATACAGAAATTGTCAATACACAcatgaaatatgttcaacattattaattATTAGGGAagggcaaatcaaaaccacagtgagataccacttgaCACTCATTAGGATGGTTATTTAAAACACTGGAAATAAGTGTCGGTGAGGACACAGAGAAACGAGAAGCCTCAAACATTGTTGGTaggtatgtaaaatggtacagccgttgtgaaaaacagtttaacagttcctcaaaaagttacacatagaattaccacatgaccctgCAATTTTACACAGATGTATATATTCACAACAACTagaaacagggactcaaacagatacttgtataccaatgttccTAACAGCATTATTcccagtagccaaaaggtggaaacaacccaagaatTATGgcatatacattcaatggaatattactcagccataaaaacgAATGAAGTGCCGATACATGCTACAAAACAGATGATTTCTGAATATAGCATGCCAAGTAAGATAAGCTAAACATGaatggacaaatattgcatgattccacttgaatgaaatatctagaacaagcaaattcaggGAGATGGAATATTcattagaagttaccaggggccACAGATAGGGAAGAATGGTGacttactgcttaatgggtacagcaTTTCTGTatgggatgatgaaaaaatttAGGTAATGGATATTAATGATGATAGcccaacattttgaatgtaattaataacactgaaactgtatacttaaaaatggtaaaatggAAAACTCCtgcatttctaaatttctaaaaattctaaatttctaaaaatgtacagctgctctaataaaaaaaggtaaaatatatgttaaataagaacttaaattaaaaaaaaataaaaaacaaaaacaaacttaaaataaTCTTACACTCCCACCATTGAATGCTCTGTAAATGAGCTAAGAAATTCATGACCCCCTGTAATTAGAAAGCTAATGACAGTTCTCTTAGCTGTTTAAGATTTCTTGACCAttgatgtttcagtttgctaaagctggtggaatgggaaataccagaaatgggttggctttttcaatggggatttattattttaaaaatttacagttttaaggccattgaaaatgtccaaattaaggcatcaagagtaaGATATCTTCTCcgaggaaagactgctggcatttGGGTTACTCtcccacatgggaaggcacaagctgacgtctgctggcccttttctcctgGTTTCAGCTTCAACagttgtctccaaaatgtctctggtgtttctttctctctaaacccTCTCTTCCAGTATccctgtcttttattctctcatacgggactccagtgaaggattaagacccaccttgaatgggatgagtcacatctcaattgaaatagcctaaccaaaaggttccacccaacaAAACctctgcccccacagggatggattggAGAACATGGTCTTTTacggggtacacaacagcttcaaaccagcacagctggtaTACAAGATCGGTATCATTTTTTTGAGGGGCTTTGATGTGTAAGCTTTAAGCATACACTTTCCCTGACATATATTATGATCATATGTTTATGAATGGGATAGAAAAGCTTGGGAAGTCAGCTTTTTCTTATGTGAAAATACATCAAGTTGCATGGAATAAACCAGAGTGAACCTTAAAGCATAATTTATCTTCATCAAACCTTTCTCAAGTAAGAGAAACACTCACTTGAGCACTCtaacttggcttttctttttttcatatgacatgtgttctagtttgccagctgccagaatgcaacataccagagatggattggcttttaataaaacggAATTTATCTCAtcagtttttcagaggaaaggcagctaactttcaactgaggttcttccttatgtgggaagacacagggtgatctctgctggccttccctccaggtctctgggttccaacaactttccccggggttatttccttctgcatctacaaaggcctgggctgagctctgagtgctgagatgaggtatgctgagttgcttggtctgtgctactttgagtctctcatttaagcacaagccaattaagtcaaacatcattcactgcagcaggcacacctcctagacaactgcagatgtaacAAGCAACAAATGAGGgtcacatgccatcagctcatgtccacagcaatataactaggcaccttcacctggtcaagttgacaactgaatctaactaccacaacatggAAACAAATTCATTATGTGATAACCAACATACCTATCCTCCCAGTAAGTCTAGTGACCATGGTGAGGTCACCAACAAACAATGTTCTTGGTCTGCTCATATTATTTCACTACCACAGCCAAGTATGTCACTAGAGAGCTATTCGGACTCCAAACAATAGAAAATGTATCTACTTctcaaaatggtgaagaggacCAACCACATCAAACACAGACATGATTTTCAAAGTGTTTAATGTTATCCTTGTGTTTTCCAAGTCTAAGACAGACATGAAGGTGGGGAGAGGAGCCTTGGACCTCACTTCCTTGTGTTTGCAGCATTTTTCATCCTTAAGTGCAGCTTTGCTCCTGTTCCTCCCAGCTGATCACTAACCAGTCATACAATTAAATAAAGTGGTCTATACACCCTGACCTGCCCATAAACAACCTCCTACACTCTGAGATTCAGCTTCCTGGCAGTAGAGACCATAATCTTGTTCACTGTTTTTTCGCCATTTCTTTGAGAACTTGACATAGCatgaaaactgaatttaaatcAACAATGATCTGACCCTGAGCTAGCACTCTTGCCATGTACTATGAGAAAGCATCCCATGAGCACTGGCTGAAATTATGCCCAAACTTCCAGAGAGTTACTGAGTATTAGTCATCTGGCATCGCAGCATCAGAGGAGGCATGCTGTAATGCCAACTCCAACTCTGCCAAATATTTTATGACTCTGGAAAAGTTACTTCACCTTTTGGCCCTCTGTTTCTCcatctttaaatttattaacaGACCTAAGAAGAGCACTAGCttgaaaatactctaaaattccaaagagagaaaaagaaaaaaaagaaagaagaaaagaggagaacAACCAAAACACTTCCCATTATCAGGACAGAGaataataaatatgacaaaagtATTCAAGTTTCACAAATACTCAGGAAAATGTTCAAGGAAACATGTGGCCACAACTATTCCCACCAGAGATTTCCATTTACCTTTTCAAGAAACCAAAGTAAGCAAAGATTAAGTGGAACGGCAAAAGTGACAAAAACATTCCCATAACACATTAGAATAAGCCCAAACTAGCACAGACCCCATCCGAGGCCCTTCTTTCCCCACTAACTCTCAGATGAGGACCTTAACTCAGGCTTAACTGACAAGAGCTCCTCAATTTCCACCTCATCAACACACCTGCTGTACCTATCCCTTGGTATCCTGACTTATCTCCTGTCCCCACACATACTGCAAGGGAAGCAGTGCCCTACTCCTCTAGAAGGCGAGGGCTTCCTTTTGTTGTTCTTGATCCTAGCCCCTCTCACACTAGCATCAACTTCTCCACGTCTCCTAAATCAGTGACGAGCAAAtggtttctgtaggtcagatagtAAGTATTTTAGGTTTGTGGGCCATACAGTCTCTGCTACAACCAACAGCAGTGTCAAACAGTCATAAACAGTGCATAAACAAATGAGTATACCTGTAATCCCATAGAATGCCACTATCTAAAGCAGGGGGGTAGGCCACACTTGTGTAGCAGGCTACAGTTTCTGAACTATGGTCCTAGAACACCTCAGAGGTTTACATATATGCTCTGAGATCTCCAtctaaaaacatacaaacaaaaaccctTTCTTTATCCCGCCCTTCTCCAGCTACTGCTCCATTCCTCTGCTATCCTTCATGGAAGACTCCTCTGAAGAAACACTCAttgcttctctctcctttcctcccatcTACCACCCAACCTCCTTCCACAGGCTCATGCCCCACCACCCACCAACACTGCTTCCAGATGTCCAGACCCAATGCCCACTTCTATCTTAACTTCTGTGCAGTGCTAAGTTCCTGGAGTCCTTCATTTCCTGACTAACTACAATCTGGAACCCACATCTACTACTGAAAATACTTAAAGACCTCCATTGACCCAGTGAACTGAGAATTGAATTAGGGAGGGGAGATCCTGGCAAGACATCCCATAGGTGTCTGATGCTAACTAAAGAAGTGATGCTCATGGGGAAGGAGTCTGTGATCACACGGGATGCATTAATTATGTACTGCAAGTTGTATAATGGATTTCTTTCAGCTTTTCCATCAGACATGTGCCCCTTGAGTGCGTTTCAATATCAAATAAACActctatttttagttaatttccaAAGTAACAGAATAAGCAACCCTTTACATACCTTCCAATAACTCCTGACCAAAGGAGGCTTAGAGACAGAACAGTGGTAGCAGTGTCTCCACGGCAGTCGTTTTGCTTTTTCCATTACGTTCACCTCCTCTCCCTCATACCCTTCTTTCCACTCCCTCAGAGAATCCCATTTTCAACCTGGGAGGTTGAAATACACTATGTTTGGGGATGTCTTATTGCAACATGGCCTATTCATATGCTGTGCCCTTTTAAGAACCTTCTTCCTAACTCGTCAGAGAGGAAGATGAAGATTTTACACTATTCCTACAGCATTTCCTACaaagtgttcatttttaaactcccctcctgctttctttccaaCTCTTCTTGAAGTATGTGTCACTGGGATAGCACAAGCTCTAGGTAACAGTTCTCAAATTGGCCCCATCCCATcagcttctgattcagtaggtctggtggggcccaagaatttgcatttctaaccagtTTCCAAGTGATGTCAGTGCTGCTGGTCTAGacaccacactttgagaatcaaTACTTTTGGATGTTCCAGCCCCAGCTTAGCTTCTAATGTTATCTAACTTTATGTTAGATGCTTCATGAATCTCTCCAAGCCTCATATATGTGCTAGTGATAATGCTGCCAATGCCAGGGGACTACCTTGTGGAAGAAGCTCAAACTATCTGGCACAGATTAAGTGTTCAATGAATTGAGAGCTCAATCTCTGACCCTGAATTACTAACTCAGTTTGTCCCCCACTGGTCCAGGGGAACACATATCTGGACCTCCTGGCCCCAAAGCTTCCCTTCCTTAGGAAAGTTAATCTTAACCAGATCTTCAGGAACTCAAGAAATTCTGAAATTTCTCCCAGGTAGTATCTACTGAATTTCATATTTCCCCCTTGAACCATACCTTGAACCATACTTACCAAATTTTCAGGAAACTTTGAATACTGCTTCCTACACCATTCGTATTTGCCTCCCATGATCTGCACTCAtcacaaatgaaattaaataattaagGAACATCTGTTCAATGCATCAAAAGATGCTGACTATTCGTTTAAAAAAACGTTAAGAAAATCAAACCATATGCATATATTCTATGCATGTGTATAGAGAGGAACAGCAGGTGAGAGAAGgaaagataagtaaataaatgctgGGAAGGATAGGTTCTacaccaaaaatttaaaaatggtcatcTCTGGATGGGATCGGGAGTAATCCCACACCTCAGCTACACAAGTGACAAGTGACATGAAGGGACCATAGACCAACACAATCCCTATAACAAACACCTTTCCACCACTTATCCCCACCTCTCCTCTGTTCTTGGCTCCCACATAAAACCTCTCCTCAATCTGGCTTCATACTCTCCAAAAACTCAGTTTCCTCCAAATTCTTCCTCACAACTTCCTAGGGCATGGTCATCCCCTATCCATTTCTCTGATCCTCCCTGTTCTCCTTCTGGGTAGACATCACATCTCTTAGAGTTCTCTAACTTCCCCTCCAGTAGGGTTCTGAGCCCCAACATCCCCAGGAACCCCTTTATCCCATAGGTAagggtaaataaaattaaatgttatctACATGATAAAGAGTGTACATAATAGTGTTCAAGGTGTCTCCTTAAAAACATAATAGCTGCTCCTTCTGCTCAGGAATTAGACGAAGTTATTCTCCACATTTTATAATGCAAGGTCACAGGCCTCCTGACCTTTGTCACTATAAACACATACCTCCAAAATTAACTCAGGATTCTCTCTCCAAGTGAACAGTAGTCTACCATGTGGTGCACCCATTTTTCTCTCAAAATAAGAGGTTTTtgccaatgttctaaaaaatgatcatgatgaatatacaactatgtgatgatattgtaagttactgattacatatcaacaatggaatgatcatatggtaaaaatggtgtttgtatgttatgtttaataaataaataaaagaatacttGATTCACAAGGCAGTTAAGAAGCTTTTAATGATAAATTGAGcagaatgaaatactagtggtcaatgaaagggagtggtaaggggtatgtcatgtatgagtttttacatttttctttcttttgctggagagatgcaaatgttcaaaaacaatgatcatggtaatgaaaacacaactatgtgatgatattgtgagccactgccTGTAATCTTGTCAAGAATGTATGTATGTTCActgtttgcaataaaaatattttttaaaacaaaaaaaagatagggGTTTTAATCATTCTTCCTTTTGCTTACAAAATGCATGAAATTCATTTTGTACTCTCTTGCAGACTGCCTACATACATGTAATTTGACAAACttacacaataaaataaatgttctccTTTTAAATATTGATGTGGTTAGGTCTGTGTTGGGAGGACTCTCGTTTCTCCTAAGCTGAGAGCCTGACTCGTagcccccactccaccccaaccCCACCTCACGCTAATGTGTGCAATCGCAAATCTCAGCCCTCACGCGCCCACACTTTCATTTCACGGCCTCTGTCATCTCCCCAGCATCCCCTCTAGGTCCCCCACAGTCCCCCCGAGGTACCCCAGCATCTCCTCTAGTCCTCGGCATCCTCTCCCGGTGCCCACCATTCCTTAAGGCCCCACCTTTGGCCCTTCGGCCCTTTCTCAGACCAGGTCGCATCCCACCACCTTCACCAGCCCGTGGGGCATAGGGGAGAGGAGGGTCACCATGGCAACGGCAGCGGGAGGGGCTGTACGGAGGAAGGACCGAAAGAGAAGCTTAACCGCAGGCCGGCGACGCTGCTTACCTGAGGCTCTGAGAGAGGCGTGAAGCTAGCGAGACTCGAGGGCGATACTACCTAACAAACTCAGACCCCAGCTCCCTTTTTGAAAGGTCCGGAGGAAACGCACTGAGCCACTCGGGCGCCTACGCCGAgagcaggggtggggagtgggggaacGGCAAGGCACAGGCGCAGGCGTCCTGGCCCCGTGCGCCGTCGACGTAGGGTCGGACGGGAACGCCGAGCCCCGGGCTCTTGGTTCCGTCCCGAGACGCGTGCCTGTGTCCTGTAGTCTCCCTTCCGGCCGGCGCCCACGTCCTCGGCGCCAGAAGAGAGGTGTTGAACAATTACTTCCTTTTTCACCTCCGCTGTACAAGCAATTGGAAGCCCGGAGTCCGAGTTTGGACTCCCGCACCTCGCCTGGCTGGGCTCTGCCGCCTGAGCCGGGGCGTGAAGACAGCTGAGGGCTGCGGGTGCCCCACTGGAGGGCCTCGTGCCCCGCCCTCCTTACAGGCGGCGCCCACCACCCTCTTTGCGCAGGCGCGGAGCCTGGGCCACGGAATGGACAGGGCAACGCGCGAGTTCGCTGAGAGGCACTTCCGTGGCCTGCAAGGACGTCTCCCGAGCGGGGTCTGCAGTACTCCGGAACGCGCTGACTTCATCGAGAAGCCAGACTCGTTGTCCTACGCGGATTTCTTTAAGGGCTACCTGCTCCCCAacttgccatgtgtcttctccaGCGCCTTCACGGAGGGCTGGGGCAGCAGGAGACACTGGGTGACACCCAGCGGGAAGCCCAACTTCGATTTTCTGCTCCAGAAGTATGGTAAGGACAGACCTGAAGGACTTGAGGACCGTGGGATGGACGTTTACCTTACTCAGTCGGAGCGCCTAGATGGTCTACACCGGGAACACTTAGCAAGTTCAAGAACAGGACTAGAGCCAGTGTCCTCCGGCTCCCGCCCCTCCCTTCAGCCAAGGTCAGGTTGCAGAGGTTGACAAAGAAGGAACGATtctggggagagggtgggggcaaAGCATGAGCGGCTGTTTAGTAGACTTCATCTTGTGACAGTCTTAGCAGTGACTGGGAGGACCAGTGGCTGGATATCGTAGTCTAGGGAGAGGCCAGACCAGCGTCAGTGACGATGGACGGGCATGAATgactcccagaaaagccatttcctccTTGTGCAAAGCACAAACTGTGTTTGTCCCTCTTGTTTCAGGAGACATGGTTGTACCTGTTGCGAACTGCGGAGTCCAGGAATACAACTCCAACCCCAAGGAACACATGCCCCTCAGAGACTACATTAGCTACTGGAAAGAGTACATCCAGGAGAACTACTCTTCTCCCAGGGGCTGTCTTTACCTTAAAGACTGGCACCTATGCAGGTAAACGGGCTTTGAGGGCCGACTGTGCTTCAGCTGATTTCCTAGAACTGAGTGAACCTTGAGGCCTTTCTTACTGAGATGACCCATCGACTGCATCCAATGAACTACTCATCTTTTTCCCAGAGTTTAGTCAATGTGAAAAAAACAGCTCCTCCTCAGCAAGGCTGGAAGCATCATTCTTTCAAAGCATTGATGTCTCAAAGTACCTGGCAGGTGTTGGCCACTGTGAGGAGCATAAGCTTCATGCAGTGCAAGTGACTCTTGTAGTCACTTCTTCTATCTCATGTTTGCCCAGAGTTGTAGTGGATTGCCTCCTTTATGCCACTCTCCATATCTAACTGGCAGCCCCTGGCCTTAGTCACTTTCCTTTCAGATGCCCCTGAAACTGGCCTCTCCTTTTCCACCCCAGTTTTCCAAGTCAGGCCTGGTTCTCTCTGCCTTGGTTGAATGCAGGTTTCCTGACTGATAACTGCCTCAAATCTTTTCTCCCCTTTACTAGGCTCTCAAAACGTCAGAATGATTTCGCTAGCACTACCATGTCTGGCCCTGTGAAATCACTGATGTGACCAACAGAAACTCTTTATGTTGCATTCCAAATCTTTCAGGGTCTGTCCCTACCTACCAGATGCTTCTTCCACCGGAGGGAAGTGGGAGGAGCTCCCACTTACCCCTCAAGATCCTGCTCAGAGAATGCTCACTCTGAGAAATGCATATCCCTCTTACAGACAGGGTAGTCTCCCCCAGCACAGACCAGACTCCTGCCAGTGGTCCTCCTCTGTAGGAATCCTCAGATTTAGTATCTGTTTCCTTCTGCCACAGGTATGTTTTTCCTGAACAGAGACCATCATGGTTATTTTTAGACCCCAGCCCCTAGCATAGGGCCTGGCATGTAATAGGTGCTCATTGTTAAGTGAATGTATGAATGATTGAACTCTTTTTTACTGATGTGGAACCTAAGGCTcaaaaaaggtaaaaggaagacTAGAGGTCAGACTCTTGGGATTCTCAAGACAATCTACTAGTGCATGACAAACAACTGGCAACTGTTACTCTGATGCACAGCATGCCTCAGAGTTTTTTGCCACATAGAATTAACCCAGTTAAACCATGGACCAGGTGCAGCCATACACTCGTCCCAGCCTTGTTTTCCAGTAGTAGAATGTGCCTGAACACTATCACGTGCTGTGGATTTGGGCTTCAGATGAATTATGATTGTCTTTGACATAAGTTTgttccaaatattgcatgggacgtACTTATACTAGAAatcatttgtttttgaaattcagtttTGACTAGGTGTCCTATATTTTTATCTGGTaaccctaaaaaataaaaagaacagaagaaagcCTGGACTCAGGCAATCAGGAGAGGCTGTAGAGGAGGGAATATCTGAACATGGCTTTTAAGGATAAATTAGAGTTTGCCAGGTACACAGAAGCTTACAAGACAAAGGAAACAGTTTGGTGTTTGTGGATGGGTGCTTGCTACCAGGGCTCTCCTCTCATTGCGTCTGGCCAGGAGTTATATGTTAGACTGTCTGCATGTGATTCTCTCTAAAGGGACTCCTCAGCGGAGGACGTGTATACCTTGCCGGTGTACTTCTCATCAGACTGGCTGAACGAGTACTGGGACACCCTCAATGTGGACGACTACCGTTTCATCTACATGGGGCCTGCAGGCACCTGGTAAAGCTGGCCTCTACACCACCTTGAGGCCTGTGTGCCCAATGCACAGTTCAGGGGCTGCAGGACCTGCCCTTCCCCCCTTTTCTGAGTGCTcctctcattttccttctgcacagCTCCCTCCCCCTGAACCCTCCCTACTAGCATCTCAGCCTTGTTCAGAACTTCTTAAAGATTCCCATTAGTGAGGCCCAGACTTGGGCTGCAAAGCTTAGCATTCCCAGGCCCTTCCTATTTGACCCATCccactttccctctttcttcctgtTGTTCCACCCAGAGCCTGTGTAGCTTCTGTGGTACATTCTAGGGAGCAGGGCAGGACAGGGAGTTTGACCTGCAAGGTTTGACTTGCAGGTCAAGGTCCGAAGAAGAGGGGTTCCTTAGTACGGGTGTTAGAGAAGGGGACTCGACTCACATGCATGGGAGTGGCCAGCCTGCTTTACTAGTGAGGCCTTTGGGATGCTCTAAGTCCAGAGACAAGACAAGCCTTGATGCCCCATCCCATCAAGGGCATGAACCAGGAGTTCTCACCCCAGGTCGCCGTTCCATGCTGACATCTTCCGCTCCTTCAGCTGGTCTGTGAATATCTGCGGGAGGAAAAAATGGCTCCTCTTCCCACCAGGGCAAGAAGAAGCCCTGAGGGATTGCCATGGCAGCCTGCCATATGATGTGACCTCCCCCTCACTCCTCGACACCCGCCTGTACCCCATGCACATGTGCTGCAAACCTCCACTGGAGATCATACAGGAAGCTGGCGAGATGGTGTTCGTGCCCAGCGGGTGGCACCACCAAGTCCACAACCTGGTAAGGTGGGGTCGTCCCACCTTTTACCCTGGAGGCCCAGCCACAGCCTAAACCGGGGCTCCTGTCTCTCTGCCCTTGGCCTTTGGAGCTTCCAATCTACCCATTTCTATGTAGGGGCTGCCCCTGTCCTTCCATCTTCCAAGCCCTCCCCATCCTTCAGTGCCTGTCCTGGATGCCTTCCCTGGGCTTTCCCCATGCCTACAGAAGGGAAATGCCTGCTCCTAATTGACTATGATCTGTCTAGGGAAGCCAGCATCCATTATAGGGCAGGCCAGGCCCTCAGGCAAGGTGAAGACCCATGCCTCTTTGGAAGGACCTTTGGTGCCTCCAGGCGTCATTGTTCAGGGCCTCCCCAGCCACTCCATTTCACACCCTCCCACATCTCTTTTCTGGGGCAGCAGTGGGTAAGGGGCTCCCTGTACCCTCAGA
This region of Tamandua tetradactyla isolate mTamTet1 chromosome 20, mTamTet1.pri, whole genome shotgun sequence genomic DNA includes:
- the JMJD4 gene encoding 2-oxoglutarate and iron-dependent oxygenase JMJD4 — its product is MDRATREFAERHFRGLQGRLPSGVCSTPERADFIEKPDSLSYADFFKGYLLPNLPCVFSSAFTEGWGSRRHWVTPSGKPNFDFLLQKYGDMVVPVANCGVQEYNSNPKEHMPLRDYISYWKEYIQENYSSPRGCLYLKDWHLCRDSSAEDVYTLPVYFSSDWLNEYWDTLNVDDYRFIYMGPAGTWSPFHADIFRSFSWSVNICGRKKWLLFPPGQEEALRDCHGSLPYDVTSPSLLDTRLYPMHMCCKPPLEIIQEAGEMVFVPSGWHHQVHNLEDTISINHNWVNGCNLAAMWRFLQQELRAVQQEIHEWRDTMPDWHHHCQVIMKSCSGINYEEFYHFLKIITERRLLTLAEKVDMRKMESASGAGPGPQQAAFDISRIAEVLALMTANPDFQRVDTSAFSLQPSDLLRQLEEAVSASVSL